The Mucilaginibacter terrae region TCAAAGGCGAAAACACCCAGGTTGTTATTGGCGATAATACCACCATACGCGAGTGTGTTACTATTAACCGTGGTACTAAAGACCACTGGCGCACCGAGGTTGGCAGTAACTGCCTTATTATGGCTTACTGCCACGTAGCGCACGATTGTGTAATTGGCGATAACTGCATTTTCTCTAACAATACTACTATAGCCGGCCATGTAACGGTTGGTAACTATGTAGTGCTGGCAGGTATGGTAGCCATACACCAGTTTTGTAACATTGGCTCGCACGCTTTTGTAACAGGTGGTTCGTTGGTACGTAAAGACGTACCTCCTTATGTAAAAGCAGCTCGCGAGCCGCTTTCATATGCTGGTATTAACTCGGTAGGTATGCGCCGCCGTGGTTTTAGCGAAGAAAAAATTAACGAGATACAAGACATATATCGTACCCTTTTTGTACGCAATAGCAATGTTACCAAGGCCATGGAGATTATCGAAGCCGATTTTCGCCCTACGGCCGAGCGCGACGAGATACTCAATTTCATCCAAAGTTCGCAGCGCGGCATTATGAAGGGGTTCGGGAATTCGTAATTAGTTCATGGTTCATAGATGATGGTTCATGGCAAAGCAGCTTGTAAAAACCATGAACTATGAACCATCATCGATAGACTATGAACTATTAGCCATGGACCATGAACTACTCACTATATCCCTTACCAAAACCGGTCGCCGCTTTAACCGCGACTGGATTTTTAAGGGGGTAGACTATACCTTTTCTTCAGGCAATAGCTATGCGGTTTTAGGGCCCAATGGATCGGGCAAATCAACCCTGCTGCAAATTCTCAACGGTAGTTTATCAACTTCTGCAGGCACCGTAACATTTACCTTTAATGGTGCCGATCTGCATGTAGAGGATGTGTTTAAACACATTAGCATGGCTGCCCCCTATCTTGAGCTTATTGAAGATTTTACGCTTACCGAGGTTATCGATTTTCACTTTAAGTTCAAACCTTACATTGCGGGTATGAACCGCGCAGGTTTAATTGAGCTGCTGGGTATGCAGCAAAGCAAGCATAAACTGGTACGCTACTTTTCATCGGGCATGAAACAGCGGCTAAAACTGGCCCTGGCTTTTTGCTCCGATACCGCTATGCTGATGCTTGATGAGCCAACTTCCAACCTCGATTTGCAGGGTATTGACTGGTACCAGCAGTTAGTTAAACAATTTTCGGGCAACCGGCTCATTATTGTAGGCTCTAATCAGGAACAGGAATACGGCTTTTGTACCCACCAATTACACATTACCGATTATAAGCAGCAAGGCAAATAATTAACTGCTTGATAGTTTGCCCCTAAACGGCTAATTTTGCACCACGAAAATTTATTATGTCTAAAGCATCAGAAGTAAAAAACGGAAATATTCTTCGCTTCAACGGAGATTTAGTGCAGGTGGAAGAATTTATTCACCGCACTCCGGGTAACCTGCGTGCCTTTTACCAGGCCCGTATGCGTAATGTTAAATCGGGTAAACTGGTTGAGTACCGTTTCCGTACCGACGAAGAGGTAACCATTGCCCGTGTTGAAACCAGTGACTATCAGTACCTGTACGAAGACGGCAACGACTTGGTTGTGATGGATAATGCCACTTTCGAGCAATTCAACATTCCTAAGTTTTTATTTGGCAATGCTGTTAAATTCCTGAAGGAAGGCGTTAACGTAATTATTGCTTTTGAAAGCGACGAACCTATCATGGCACAGGCACCAGCTTCGGTTGAGTTGTTAATTACCTATTCCGAGCCAGCCGTTAAAGGCGATACCTCAACCAACGCGCTTAAAGCCGCCACAGTTGAAACCGGCGCCGAGATACGTGTACCACTATTTATTAACGAAGGTGACAAAGTT contains the following coding sequences:
- the lpxA gene encoding acyl-ACP--UDP-N-acetylglucosamine O-acyltransferase, which encodes MIQPLAYIHPQAKIADNVVIEPFVTIHKDVEIGEGTWIGSNVSIMDGARIGKNCRIFPGAVISAIPQDLKFKGENTQVVIGDNTTIRECVTINRGTKDHWRTEVGSNCLIMAYCHVAHDCVIGDNCIFSNNTTIAGHVTVGNYVVLAGMVAIHQFCNIGSHAFVTGGSLVRKDVPPYVKAAREPLSYAGINSVGMRRRGFSEEKINEIQDIYRTLFVRNSNVTKAMEIIEADFRPTAERDEILNFIQSSQRGIMKGFGNS
- the efp gene encoding elongation factor P, which encodes MSKASEVKNGNILRFNGDLVQVEEFIHRTPGNLRAFYQARMRNVKSGKLVEYRFRTDEEVTIARVETSDYQYLYEDGNDLVVMDNATFEQFNIPKFLFGNAVKFLKEGVNVIIAFESDEPIMAQAPASVELLITYSEPAVKGDTSTNALKAATVETGAEIRVPLFINEGDKVKVDTATGAYMERVKG
- a CDS encoding ABC transporter ATP-binding protein, with protein sequence MAKQLVKTMNYEPSSIDYELLAMDHELLTISLTKTGRRFNRDWIFKGVDYTFSSGNSYAVLGPNGSGKSTLLQILNGSLSTSAGTVTFTFNGADLHVEDVFKHISMAAPYLELIEDFTLTEVIDFHFKFKPYIAGMNRAGLIELLGMQQSKHKLVRYFSSGMKQRLKLALAFCSDTAMLMLDEPTSNLDLQGIDWYQQLVKQFSGNRLIIVGSNQEQEYGFCTHQLHITDYKQQGK